AAGCCCCGTGATATCCTCTTCGATGGTGCTCGTAAGGCTCCCAAGGATGGTCTGCTGGGTAAAGAAGGTTTCTCGGGTCTTCCGGGCTACAAATCGTGTCACAAGAAGACTCAGGGGAACAGTCACTAAGGCGATGCAGGCAAGCTCCCAATGCATGGCGAACATGAACCCCACCGTTCCCCCAAGGGTTACAAGGCTTGCAACGAACTGAGTTGCAGTGGTTGCTAAGGTACTGCTGATATTGTCGATGTCGTTGGTGAGGCGACTCATGATGTCCCCGTGTTCGTGGGTATCGAAAAAGCGCAAAGGAAGGGTATGGAGGAAGGAGAAAGTTTCATTCCGAAGCCTGAGAGCAACGTTCTGGGCCAAGGTAACGGCTAAGCGTTCCTGGAGGAAAGAAAAGAAAGAGGTCGCAAGGTACAAGGCAGCAAGGAGGAGAAGGTATCGGGTTAGGGTTTGGAGATTCTTCGTGAGGATAGCCTCATCGATGGTCTTTCCGATGAGGTAAGGTCCGATGAGAAAGCCAGAAGACGAGGCCGCGACGCAGAGGAAAATGAGGACAATCCGGAGCCTTTCATCTTTCAAGTACTCCCAGAGCCTTCGAAGGGTCTTCCAGAGGTCCTTCGGCTGCTCGGCGGGTACCGGGAAGTGGCCGGGTCTTCTGCGAAAGGGCAGGGGAGGAACTTGTTCTGTCCTTTTCTCATGAGACATGGACTTTTTCCTCCTTTTCGGCCTGCAGGTAGTACATTTCCCGGTAGAGGGGAGAAGTCACGAGGAGCTCTTCGTGTTTCCCTGAGGCGATGAGTCTGCCCTGGTCGAGGACGAGGATGAGGTCAGCTTTTGTGATGGATGGAATCCTCTGAGTTACGATGAACTTCGTGCAGGGGACTTTCCAGCGCATGAGCCCTTCGAGGATACGCCGCTCAGTAGCGGCATCCACAGCACTCGTACAGTTGTCAAGGAGGAGAATGGGGGATTTTTTCAAAAGAGCCCGGGCTATGGTGAGGCGCTGCTTTTGTCCTCCGGAGAGTGTAACGCCCCGCTGGCCTATACGGGTTGCGTAGCCCTCGGGAAGGCTCAGGATGAAGTCATGAATTTGGGCAATTTGCGCTGCTTCGACTACATCCTCAAAGGAAGCATTTTCATTTCCAAAGCGGATGTTCTCCTCTATCGTTCCCGAGAAGAGGAGAGGTTCCTGGAAGACGATGCTCACGGCTTTTCTGAGGACCTCAAGGTCTTTTGCACGGATATCGACCCCATCGATGAGAATGCGTCCGGAGGAGGGATCGTAGAAACGGGGGATAAGGTGAAGAAGTGTCGATTTTCCTGAGCCTGTGGTTCCAACAATTGCCACGGTTTCCCCAGGATGGGCCACAAAGGAGATGCCCTCAAGGGCTGGTTTTTTGCCGTAGGAAAAGGAAACATTTTCGAAGACTACTTCCCCCTTTGCTATTGGGGTCGTGTCAGGAAAAGGAGGATTCTTAATGGTGGTCTCCCTTTCGAGGACTTCGATGACTCTTCTGCTTGATGCGCTTGCCCGGCTCGCAAAGGTCAAAATGTGTGCAATCATCATGAGGGAGAAGAGAATCTGGAAGACGTAGTTCGTCAGAGCCATGATGGATCCGACCTCTGTCTTTCCTGCAATGGCGAGTTTCCCCAGGACGCCAAGAACGGCAACAATGCTGAGGTTCATGACGAGCATGACCAGAGGGAAGAGGGTAACCATGGGAAGAAATGCCCGCACGGTAGCCTCGGCAAGGTCCCTGGAGGCTTCGAAGAAACGCTTCTTTTCTCGAAGCGATTGCGCAAAAGCGCGGATTACCCTGATTCCGGCAAGATTTTCCCGGATAACTGTATTCAGGTGGTCGATTTTTCTCTGAACCTGGGCGAAAAGAGGAACGCCCTTTCTGAAGAGGATGAGGAAAATAGCAATCTCGAGGGCAATAGCAGTAAAAATGAAGGGAGAAAACCGTGGCGCCATGATGACTGCCATAATCGTTCCCCCAAGGAAAAGGAGAGGAGCCCGAACGACGATGCGTAAGGCAGCAAGGATGACATTTTGGAGCGCTGTAACATCGTTTGTGAGGCGGGTGATGAGCGTTCCGGGAGGAAATTGGTCGAGGTCGGCGAAGGAAAAGGAGAGGATTTTCTGGAAAAGGTCTCTGCGGAGGTCTTTGCCGAAGTTCTGGCTCGCGAGGCTCGCAAAAACCGTGCAACCTATCCCACCCACCATACCTACAAGCGCAAGGATAACCATAGAGATTCCGGTTCGGAGGACAAGAGTAATATCTCCCCGGGCAATGCCCCGGTCCACAAGTGTGGCAAGGAGCGCAGGCTGGGCAAGGTCGCAGATGACCTCAACAACCATGAAAAGGGGAGCAAGTATGACGGCTTTCCAGTATGGCCTGAGGTAGGCAAGGAGACGTTTCATGGAGTCTCTTTCTCGACGATTGCTCTCAGGTTTTCCCGCATGCGGATGAAGAATTTCCGAAGGAGGGCTTTTTCTTCTGGTGTGAAGTTGCGGAAACACTCCTTTTCAAGGGTGTCGTGAATAGCTCTGACGTCTCCCTCAAGTGCTCTCCCTCGCTCGGTAAGGTACACCCGGACGACACGGAGGTCTTCGGGGTCGCTTTTCCGCTCCAGAAGACCTGCCTTCTCCATCCTGCGAAGAACCACGGTTACCGTTGCAGGACGAAGACACAGGGCTTCGGCTATTTCCCCCTGAGTCCTCCCGTCCTTCTCCCAGAGGAGCCCGAGCACAAGAGGTTGCCCCCGGTGGAGCCCAATTCGTCCAAGGAGGTGGTGGTACCTGATGAAGTGGTACCGAAGGACCTGGAGGAAGAGCACGTGTAGAGAGTCTTTTTCGCTACCAGTCATGTCCACCACTTATTTCGACATCTAATTTTTACCTAAGGATAGAGAGGAAGAGGATGCATGTCAAGGGCTTCAGGGAGACTACTCCTTTTGCTTCCGGCAACCGATGAGGAAAGAACGGTCACTGCAGGGTCGTGGTTTCGTATATGCTGTGAACGAAACTCTGGTCGATCTACACAAATTCTTAGCCCACCTCTTGACGGGGAAGGGTTTTGCCTTTATAATTCTTCTCGAAAAGTGAATAGAGTACCCCACTAGCACCTCCTTAATAGAAGTCTTTCCCCTCCTTGCACCTAAGGGGAGTCAGAGAAATCTGACTCCCCTTAGGTGTTTGTTGGACCGGGTTTTTCCGGTTGTGGTCTTGGGGGTTGCTACTTTGAAGTTCTTGTGCTTCTGAAGCACGGGAAAGGGGGATGGAGTATGGCCTCGACAGTGTACTTTGTAAGCCTCAGGGCAGAGAATGAGGAGAATTCAGTCCTCCGCCGCCTGAAAAAGTGCGTGCAAAAGCTCCTTGATGGAAAACTCTCTTCAGGTGACCTCGTAGCCGTGAAGCTCCACTTTGGCGAGCGGGGCAACCACGGGTTCATCCGCCCGGTGTTTGTCCGAGTCATCGTGGAGACCATTCGTGAGATGGGAGGAAAGCCCTTTCTGACCGATACGAATACTCTCTACACAGGCTTCCGGCACAATGCGGTGGACCACGTTGAAACGGCGCTCTTCCACGGGTTCGGGTATCCTGCGGTTCCTGCCCCAATCATCATCGCTGATGGGCTTCGAGGTCGAAGCAGCGAGTGGGTGGAAGTGAATCTCAAGCATTTTGAAAAAGTATCCATTGCCTCAGGCATATTAGAGGCCGATTTCCTCTTTGTGGTCACCCAAACGTAGAACGCTCCACAGATGGTCTATGAGTGGAACGTCTGGCTTGGCTAAGAGTTCATCCATGCGAAGTTCCTCCCCAGACATTGTAAAGCGGGTATTCGAGGCTCTTCTATTTCCAGCTCCACCCCCAGAGGAAGAAAGCTCAATGTTGCCGGGCCTTGGGGATGGCGTATCCTTTTAGCGTCCACGACAAAGCTCAAAGGCAAGGTTTCTACTACTGGAGGTTCAAAGTGAATGCCCGGCTGCAGCACAGGGCGGATACGCATCTGCCGAACGTCACCTGGGATTACCGTTCCCCGAAAACGCGGTTTGCCTTCGGAAGCCGTATCCACGGCAATCTCCTCTATTAAGAGCAGCTCGTCTTCTCTGCCCAATGAAAGTGGATAGACGGGATCACGAAAGGCTTGCTCCAGTCGCTGAAGAAAAGCTTCATCGCCGCCATAAAGCAGCGTGTAACGCACAAAAAACAGGAGCTCCCGCATATAGGGCGAGCGTTCCATCTTATTGCCCTTAATTTTAAGCAAAGTCCACATGTCGCGAGTACGCCCGGGCTCAACATCCATCCAGACAGCAACCTTTGCCTTCCGGAAAGGGCTATCTTGCGCCCATAGCTCCCGATCCGAAAGCCCCAGCGCTGCGCCGGCGATACCTACCAGCGTCGTCGGAGGCGGCATCGGTAGCGTCCGCTGGTAGTTGTGGTCCAGCGGACGCCGAAATGATGCTACTGGTGCTCGTACTATTACGCGGAGGACTCTTTCCATAGCCCAGCCACATCCTCTTTGGCTTTTGCGATGGCTTCGTGGACAGTTAGCACTCCACCATAGTCTTTTAAGGCTTCTCGGATTTCTTCTTCATTGCCGAAAATGCCTGGCTCCAGACCAAAGAGTGTATGCTCGCGATAGCCGGTAAATTTATTAAGGGCATTTTCTAGTGGCTCCAACTCCAACCTGTATTTGTTGCCTTCATATTGCGCCACGAGCGCTTCCAGAAATACTGGATGCTTGACTTTGAGCCGACTGTAGGCAATAAATTTTGGCGAAAGATCCGCTAGCATCCGTGCCGTGCGCCCACCACCCCAAAGGAGGTTCAGGGCTTCAAAGAGCGTCTCCAAGCGCAATTTCTTTTGTGGCGCTTTAAGTTCGGCGACGAAGCCGCGGAAAGGAGCAGGTAGGTTCCGAATGGATACAAAAGAAATTTCAGATAGCTCTTGTGCCATTTTCTGATCAGACTTTTTCTCTTCCTCGTCACGTTTCTTGGGGTCTTCTTGCTTGCTCGGGAGTATGAGCTCGTAACGGCTTCTCCATACCCCCACCCGATCCAATTCCACGAGCACCGTTCCCTTGAAAAGGTTGGCGTAGAGCTCGGTTTCAAACATGTTGCCACCGGCGGNNNNNNNNNNAACAGGCCTACCGCCGCCGAAACCCGCACAGGCGACGTCCGGCGCCGTCCGCCAGAGGGGTCAAAGTAGCCGAAGAGGTCCTCGTCCACGAATTCCCACGGTCGCACTGGCGGCGTCACTTCCTGTCCGCTCACTTGGGCAAAAGGCTCCGACAGCGAGTAGCCCAACTCTTCCAGCCGATCGCGTAGCATCCGGCGAATGGCTTGGCCGGAAATGTAGGGAATCGTGCTACCATCGGGCAGTGTGACCTTTTTAGCGACGATTACATTGCCTTCCGTGTGGGAAGCATTCACATTTGCCGCAGATACTTTCGCCAGATAGCCAATAGCAATCGCTTTGCTCATGGTTCACTCCTCCTTCTGGTTTTGAGAATCTACTGTCTGCGGCGCGCGTTTGCGCAAGTAAGAGTTCATGGCGTAAATAGAAAGCAGGGTTTTGACCCGCACCCATGGGACTCCGGCAATACGTTCGCCTTTTTCAATCTTCAGGAGCGCTTCCGGAATTGTTACTTCTAGCCGGAATTGAGTGTCGTTGAGCACGCGGTAAAAATCTTCAGGATTTTTCGCGTTGCGCAGGGCATAAAGTAGCCCCATCTCATTATGCTCCTGCGCTGCCTCCCCGAGGCTGTGTCCGAAGCCTGCGAGCGTACGCTGGAATTGCTCATCCATACCAAGCACCTCCAGTATGTAATGGTTAAACAGATCCATACTCCCCTGCACCAAGGGCCTCGGATTTTGTTCCCTGGCACGTACATCAAAAAGGAACTGCTCCACAAAAGGCAAGGGATCGCCCAACTTCAGTATTGCCCTGGCAATTTTGTCACGCCAGAGTGACTCGCGCTTGTTGCCCTGTTGCGCCTCAAACTGCCGCAGTATCTGGACGACGCGCCGATGGGGATTGGTATCTATCTGATTCTCGGCAATGATCTCCACCCAGCGCTCATAGAGTCGGTAGAGCAATTGGAGCTTGGTAAACTCCCGTAAAGCTTTCATGTTGAAAGCTTGTCCAGGCTCGCCTGTGACGGCATAAAGAGTGATAGGGGGTGGCAGGGTATCCATCGAAGCAGCGCCTAAAAGTGCTGCCAAATAAAGACGACCTTCCTCGGAAAGTTGGTCGGACTGACGAATGTGAGCAAAAAGCGCCAGTAACAAGCCCAGCGTGGTTTCGTGGATATAGGCTCCAGAAAACGCAGGGCGGAAATTACCGCTTTTGTCACTTTGTATTCGCAATGGCTCCAGCACTTCGCGATGAAGGCGTTCCATTTCCCGTAACTCGGAATGGAAGATGAAAAAGTGGAAGGCTTTGCGTTCTTGGGCTTTCCATAACCAACCGAAGTAACCCGCCAATCCCGCCAGCGCACAGCGGGCACACAACCGCAAGCCCCGTTTGGTTCCCGAGTAGAAGTTTCCAAACTTACCTGGATCCACAACAAATGGAAACATCCACATTTTGGCGTCGGTGAGGGGAGCTTCGTTACCACAGAGATCGCAAACTCCGGGCTTTTTGCTAAGAGTGAGCTTAAGCTCAAATTTTGGTGGTTGAGCGGGATATTTTTTACCGCCTATCTCCACTTTTTCGCTTGTGGTACCAGAAACTCTGATGAACAAATCGGTCGGATAAACCCATTTTTCTTTATCGTATTCGCGGAGCTGATTGTTGACTTTATCGTAATACTTACCTTTTTTCCCGGTTTTCTGTACCAGTTTATTAAGTAGCCACTGAAGTACATCGTCTACTGAATGCTCACCCTTACCCAGTCCTTGCACCAGTATCACTATCCCTGTATCCACCCAGAAGTTACCCGTAGGGTAAGAGAGGTCAATTTTTACTTTTTGCACACCTGATCTTGCCATTATTTTTTCACCTCTTAAATTCGTCTAAATCCAGTGGCTTCATACATAGTTGCGACAGCTGTGAACCCCTCCAACCGCTGAACCCCTGCTACCGCTGCCAGCGCCGCCAGGCCTGCGTCTACAAACGGATGACCTGTCCAATGTACCTTTGCCACATTTACCACCCCATTGCACGGTACGAGTCGGTGCTTTTGCTCTCTTTCTCCTCCACCAGTTCACAGCAACCAAACCCTTGGGAATTCTTGCTACCCAATCCGGCACTCAGGGCGATTTCTAAAAATTTCGGATCGCCAGTGAGCCGGTACTTACCCATCCATCCCTTGACGATCGTCCCCTTGTAGCGGACCACCTTAAAGTCTCTCTCCCGCACATCAATAGGGGTAAGGCCAAAATTGGTAATCCGTGCTGGACACCCAAAAACAATCTGGTACTTTTTGGCAAGGTTTTCCCGAACGAGTTCAGAAAAACGGGGCTCAAAAGGCGAATAGTAATAGGTGAAGGATTTTCCAGCACCATCAAAAGTACTGTAAACGGTCAAAGGTGAAAGCATACGCACGGTGATGCAGCCTTGGGTGACTGTTGTGCTCCGTACCTGAACAGACTCCACCATAAGTCTATTCCTACCCAGGCAAATCTGTCCCTGCCGCAGAAGCCCTTTGGCCATCTCCTCCATCACCACAGGAAGAGGCGAGCAGATGACTAACCGGCAAGGTAGAGTAAAAATTATTTCCTGTTTCTCCCCGTCAATTTTGAACTTTCCCATGAGGCGTGAAAAAACAAAAAGCTTGAAACGCCTTTTGCCCAGGATGAAACCCTGCTCATGCAAGAAATTTCTGAGGGCCGGTTGTTCTATCTGGTAGTAGATTGCCGCCTGCAGAAGGTGGTTGTGCTCTAACGGCAGGACGACCTCTTTATCTCCTACAAACTCAACTACTAATTGCACTTCTTACCACCCTCTGATTTTCCTCTCCAAGGGCAGCTTCTCGGCCTGAGCCCCTTCACGATGAGCACTGCCCTTATTAACCGCTCTCATCATGCCAGACTCCAAGGTTTTTGGAACCAAAAACTTTCACCCCCATTCTACCCAAAGCCGGTGACACTACGTGTCAGTCTGAAGGTACCGCTCCAGAGTTTTTTGCATTTCCTCTTTCACCTCCTCACGAAGGGAGGGAGGGCTTACGATTTCTGCGTGGCTTCCATACCCGATGACCCATCGCTTGATTTCCTCGGGGTTGGCTTCCACCTCGAAAAGGAGACCCCCATCATCGAGCTCCGTGATTTTCTGCGTAGGATGCCAGATGCGCTCTCGAATCCAGCGGGCTTGATACGGGTCAAAGCGCACCACAACTTTCGTGGTTCCTCCACGGAACATGCGGAAAGCCCGGGAGAGGTACTCTTCAGGGTCAAAGTCTTGAGGGATACTGAATTCCTCGGAGAGCACCACAACGTCCGTCATTCGGTCCAGGGCAAAATCTCGAATTTCCTTCCGCAGGAGGCAAAATCCGCATAGGTACCAGACACCTTCGAAGTTGTAGAGGTGGTATGGTTCAACATCGCGGGTTGTTACTTCTCCTGAGGAGATGGACCGGTACGTGAAGCGGACGCGCTTGCGCTTCCTGATGGCCTCAAAAAGGGTGCCAAAGATTTCCCCCACCTCAACGCGGGGACGAAGAACCGAAACAAAGGGTGAGAGCATCATACCAAGGTGGGGCGATGTCTCCTTGAAAGGACTCGGGAAGAGCCGCTCGAGCTTCTTTCCGAGGCTCTGGAGGGCACTCTCAAGAGGGGTACCGGCGAATTGCTTGAGGACGTTGACGAGGATGAAAAGGGAAAGAACCTCCCCTTCCGTAAGCTCGGGGAAGGGGAAATCCCAGGGCTCGGTGAAATAGTACCCTTTCCTTTTTCGGTCAAAGGCAAGAGGGGCTCCGAAATCGTCGCGGAGAAGTTCTAAGTACCGGTATACTGTACGCTCGCTGACCTCAAGAAGTGCAGAGAGACGCTCTACATCTGGAAAAGAGCCCCTCTGGACCTCTCGGGAAAGGCAATACAATCTGAAAAGAAGCGAGCGCTTCGCCGGGGAAAAGTCGCTCTGAAAGGTACACAACCCCCTCCTTTTCCTTTTTCCGTATTATACCTCTTCCAGGACGTAC
This Candidatus Caldatribacterium sp. DNA region includes the following protein-coding sequences:
- a CDS encoding ABC transporter ATP-binding protein, with the protein product MKRLLAYLRPYWKAVILAPLFMVVEVICDLAQPALLATLVDRGIARGDITLVLRTGISMVILALVGMVGGIGCTVFASLASQNFGKDLRRDLFQKILSFSFADLDQFPPGTLITRLTNDVTALQNVILAALRIVVRAPLLFLGGTIMAVIMAPRFSPFIFTAIALEIAIFLILFRKGVPLFAQVQRKIDHLNTVIRENLAGIRVIRAFAQSLREKKRFFEASRDLAEATVRAFLPMVTLFPLVMLVMNLSIVAVLGVLGKLAIAGKTEVGSIMALTNYVFQILFSLMMIAHILTFASRASASSRRVIEVLERETTIKNPPFPDTTPIAKGEVVFENVSFSYGKKPALEGISFVAHPGETVAIVGTTGSGKSTLLHLIPRFYDPSSGRILIDGVDIRAKDLEVLRKAVSIVFQEPLLFSGTIEENIRFGNENASFEDVVEAAQIAQIHDFILSLPEGYATRIGQRGVTLSGGQKQRLTIARALLKKSPILLLDNCTSAVDAATERRILEGLMRWKVPCTKFIVTQRIPSITKADLILVLDQGRLIASGKHEELLVTSPLYREMYYLQAEKEEKVHVS
- a CDS encoding WYL domain-containing transcriptional regulator, translating into MYCLSREVQRGSFPDVERLSALLEVSERTVYRYLELLRDDFGAPLAFDRKRKGYYFTEPWDFPFPELTEGEVLSLFILVNVLKQFAGTPLESALQSLGKKLERLFPSPFKETSPHLGMMLSPFVSVLRPRVEVGEIFGTLFEAIRKRKRVRFTYRSISSGEVTTRDVEPYHLYNFEGVWYLCGFCLLRKEIRDFALDRMTDVVVLSEEFSIPQDFDPEEYLSRAFRMFRGGTTKVVVRFDPYQARWIRERIWHPTQKITELDDGGLLFEVEANPEEIKRWVIGYGSHAEIVSPPSLREEVKEEMQKTLERYLQTDT
- the cas6 gene encoding CRISPR-associated endoribonuclease Cas6; translation: MQLVVEFVGDKEVVLPLEHNHLLQAAIYYQIEQPALRNFLHEQGFILGKRRFKLFVFSRLMGKFKIDGEKQEIIFTLPCRLVICSPLPVVMEEMAKGLLRQGQICLGRNRLMVESVQVRSTTVTQGCITVRMLSPLTVYSTFDGAGKSFTYYYSPFEPRFSELVRENLAKKYQIVFGCPARITNFGLTPIDVRERDFKVVRYKGTIVKGWMGKYRLTGDPKFLEIALSAGLGSKNSQGFGCCELVEEKESKSTDSYRAMGW
- a CDS encoding MarR family transcriptional regulator — protein: MTGSEKDSLHVLFLQVLRYHFIRYHHLLGRIGLHRGQPLVLGLLWEKDGRTQGEIAEALCLRPATVTVVLRRMEKAGLLERKSDPEDLRVVRVYLTERGRALEGDVRAIHDTLEKECFRNFTPEEKALLRKFFIRMRENLRAIVEKETP
- the cas5 gene encoding CRISPR-associated protein Cas5, whose amino-acid sequence is MERVLRVIVRAPVASFRRPLDHNYQRTLPMPPPTTLVGIAGAALGLSDRELWAQDSPFRKAKVAVWMDVEPGRTRDMWTLLKIKGNKMERSPYMRELLFFVRYTLLYGGDEAFLQRLEQAFRDPVYPLSLGREDELLLIEEIAVDTASEGKPRFRGTVIPGDVRQMRIRPVLQPGIHFEPPVVETLPLSFVVDAKRIRHPQGPATLSFLPLGVELEIEEPRIPALQCLGRNFAWMNS
- a CDS encoding ABC transporter ATP-binding protein; the protein is MSHEKRTEQVPPLPFRRRPGHFPVPAEQPKDLWKTLRRLWEYLKDERLRIVLIFLCVAASSSGFLIGPYLIGKTIDEAILTKNLQTLTRYLLLLAALYLATSFFSFLQERLAVTLAQNVALRLRNETFSFLHTLPLRFFDTHEHGDIMSRLTNDIDNISSTLATTATQFVASLVTLGGTVGFMFAMHWELACIALVTVPLSLLVTRFVARKTRETFFTQQTILGSLTSTIEEDITGL